The DNA region CTGGGTTACCCCGAAAGCGACCCGCTCGAACTAAATGTATCTCGTGATGACTATCACGCGTGGTTAAGGGACATGGTGCAATTGCGTAAAGCATGGCGTGACGCATCGAAAGCAGCGGAGGTGCGATTGTGCGCCGAGTTTTCCTTCGACCTGGCAAAGAAGGGCCAGGAAATCTTCGATTGGGTGCCAGCTGATCTTATGCCGGGCGATGATGCCAACGAAGGAGATAAGCCCTAAATAAGAGGATGAGTAAATGGAGTGGTTGTATGTCGGCGATTTGTGGGGGGAATTTTGGGGCGCAGTTACCGCGCTGCTGATTGCTCTCGCTATGTGGCGCAGGGACGCGCATGCAAAACTCACGTTCACCATTTTGCTGGGGTTATGGTTCGTCTATAACTTTCTGCAGAAGACCGTTTTTTTTGCGATTTTGCCAATTCAAATTCTTGATGTGTTGGTAACCCTTGGTCTGTACACGCTGCACTTACGGCGCGGAGCGCTTATTTATGGTGTGGTGGTGTGCGTGATGCTTGTCCGCATATGCTGGCAAGCTGTTGCAGCGATCGCCGCTTTCCATCCGCTGACACTTGAGGCTAGCCTCGGGATAGATGCGCATGCATTAACCCTGGTTGTAGGTGCTCTCGGTGGGTTAATGGAGCCGTTCAGCAGGGCAGAGTATACCTTGGGCAACAATGTCTTATACGGCATGTGTTTGCTTGCTGGTTACTATTGCTTGCAATGGAGAAGATCAGAGATTTAGGGTTGATAGGTTGCTCTGAGTGCACGGAGTGAGCGAAGTATGGAAGGCGAATCAGACATTCAAAAACTGGATAGATTGCTAAAAAATCTACCCCTGCTGGGGCTGTTGCGCAGGCTCAATCCCGGGTTTGACCGCGGCCGGGTTGTGAGCATGTTAGCGTCGCGTCCGGAGGGGGCGGGGGTGATCGATGACGCAGGTGGTATGGAGGACGAAACACCCAAGTAGCCTGTACTATCGAGAAATCCAATCCAAAAATACGCTCGCAAACATCGCGACGTACGCCAAAAGATCGCCCCCGATGTAGTAAATCACTACACACGCACAAAAAAAGGTGAAGATTCGCTGCCGGGTGTGGGAGCGTCGTTCTAATTTTTCCGATCTGGCTTCTATTGTATCGGTGGTGGAGGCTGGGGAAGCTGCGTCGACAACTGGTGCGTATGCGCGTGGCTCATCGGCGGGTGTTTCGTACTTAGGTTTGGTTCGCTCCGTCATCGTCGCCTTTTCCTTGTTTCAGGCTGCTGGCAAGTTCTATCACCAGGTCGCTGACTTCACTCGGATCAAGAATCGCAAGCACTAAATTGCGTAAGTCTTCCTTGGGCAATGCTTCCATATCGGCCATAAAATCACCCTCGTAGATCTCGGTTACGCTAACCTCAAGTAGGTTCGCGAAACGAATAGCCATCTCCAGGGTGAGCGGTGCCTTACCGGTCATATAGCGGCTGATACTGGTTTGGTGAGCAAAGCCTAGTTCCTCCGCAAGCCGATCCTGGCCCATGCGCAGTTCTTTCTTTTTCCTCTCCCAAACCGCCGCCAATTTTGTTCTCGGCGTCCTGTTACGAGTCTTTTTTTCGTGTTGGTGCATTGCGTGCGCAAGCATATGTGAACCCGCTCGTTAGAAGAAATCTTCAGATTGAATATGTTTGTTTATATTACTCATACTTTTAGAAATGTCTTGACGATTTAATGAATAATATTCTTTAATTCGCGTCATGCAGAACGCAGCACTCGATTTAATCGAATTATTTATCAAAACGAAAACAGAGATGGTTCACATCTCTGAATACTCCCGACTGGGCAGCCAAAAGAAGATTGCCGACCAGTTGGATATGCACCAAACGTCTGTGGACAAGATGAAGCACAGAAACATTTTTCTACTGAAAGGACCTGACGGCATGCATGCCGTCGAGGTTAAAGCCGTGGGTAACAGACTAGATGAGGCTCACAGAAATAAAAAAGCCCCAATCAGCGGAAACTGATTAGGGCTTCTTAGACGCTTAAACCCCCGTCAACCGAGAAAGTAAACGCCAACCTAGGCCATTGATTTTACTCGGATCTAACGGGGATTTAAAGCGCTAAGTTGCTGGTTGTTGGTTAGAAATCGGGTGAGATTTCGAGACGGCAGGACCAGGCGTAAAAATCCCGCGACTGTAGGGCGTGCCAAAGCGGGGACGGTAATGCGTACAAGGGACTACCAGGCACCACAGGCGAACCCTTGGCCCGCTTGATGACGACTCGTCTGAAAGTGCAGAACTGCGTGGAACCTCGGTTACGGGGCTTCCCCATGCTGCCCGCAAGAATCGGACTGAACTGAAGTGCAGTTAGGGATAAGAGAGGTAAATCATATGGGTAAGAGCAGCTTAGAGGCTTACTACGAATCAACTGGTATCGCCGGGGAGTACATGCCACCCCCCGAAATTTTTAATAGAAATTGTGAAAAGTGTAAGTCGCCGTTCAACGGTAAATCTTGGCAAAAACTCTGTCGAGATTGTTGGAAAGAGCAGCGATCGACAACCACGCCAGCAAACGAAAGCAAACATTACGCATTAGTTGCTGAACGTGAAAACCAAAAAAGTTTTGAGCCTGCACAAGTGAAAGATCCAGAACGGGTGCAGTCGATGTTAACGGAGTGCTTAGCCGGACTCGATGAGCAATGCCAAAAAGATATGGGAGTCAATCAGTGAAAGCTATCACCCATCGGATGAATGGTATTGGCTCGGCAGTTGGCGCAGGGAAGAACAAATCTTCGACCCCATTAGGGAAGCGGTTAAGGCCAAGCTCATTGAAGACCAACGACTTATTCGACTTGAGCGAGAGCGACAAGCAGATGGTGATGGATCTAGCAGTGAGGGTTGAATGCCATTTAGGTGGCGATCCTATCCGCGTGAAAGATAACCGCCATGTGTTCAGTTATGTCCTGCTTGAAGCCGGATTTACTGACTCGCAAATCTATAGCTTTCTCAAGTATTCCGACCGCACAGGGCCGCGCTATGCGGCAAGAGCTCTGGATAAAAAACCAGAACTCAAACAAAAAGCACAACAGATTTTGAATGCGAGCCTGGGCTGTTCTCTCTCCCCTGACTCCCCCCCGGGCTCGGATAGGGGGGCGCCGGTGATTACCCAACGGCATCGCGCGCCGGCGTCCCCCGACCTTAACGAAAATGTTTCACGTGAAAACATGGTGTCGAATACTG from Bacteroidota bacterium includes:
- a CDS encoding helix-turn-helix transcriptional regulator, whose protein sequence is MLAHAMHQHEKKTRNRTPRTKLAAVWERKKKELRMGQDRLAEELGFAHQTSISRYMTGKAPLTLEMAIRFANLLEVSVTEIYEGDFMADMEALPKEDLRNLVLAILDPSEVSDLVIELASSLKQGKGDDDGANQT